Below is a window of Callithrix jacchus isolate 240 chromosome 15, calJac240_pri, whole genome shotgun sequence DNA.
aacattatgcaaagccagccaggtactgtggtgcacacatgtagacccagctacttgggagtctcagAAGGGAGGATTCTTggggctaggagtttgaggctgcagtgtgctatgatcaaGTCTGTGAAcagccaccacattccagcctgggtacagtTTGACCTGGcctcataaaaaacaaaagaaaacaaaactcaccTCACAGGGGAAGAGACTGAAAATTAACCACCACCAGATGGTTGAAGCTTAAATACTCTTCATAGGGGAGACAGAGGTGGAGGGtgtaggcaatttttttttaaaacagagtttcactcttgtctccaaGGCTAGAGTGCGATGGGGCAATCtccggtcactgcaacctccgcctcccaggttcaagcaattctcctgcctcagcctcccaagtagctggaactacagacacctgccaccatacctggttaatttttgtgtttttagtagagataagtttttgccatgttggccaggctgagacCAAACTTTGGATCAAActactgttttttttatttttgagacaggatctgctctatcacccaggttggagtgcagtggtgagatcttggctcactgcaaacttgcctcttgggctcaagtgatccttccatctcagcttcccaaatagctgggattacagatgtgagtcaccacgaCTGGCCTTCAAATCATTGTTGCTTCTCTAGTTTCACTCGGTTTACAACGAGAATAATTTACAAGTTaatttctgtctcccaggtgcatTCATCTCTCCTAAAATTATTTACTACTACTCTAAAATTGCTTACagaccgggtacagtggctcacgcctgtaatcccagcactttaggaggccgaggtgggtgtatcacctgaggtcaagagtttgagaccagcctagccaacatggcaagaacctgtctctagtaaaaacacaaaaattagccaggtatgatgacaggtgcctgtagttccagctacttgggaggctgaggcaggagaattgcttgaacctgggaggcggaggttgcagtgagcggagatggcctcattgcactctagccttggagacaagagtgaaactgtttcaaaaaaaaaaaaaattgcctacaCCCTCCACCTCTCTCTCCCTATCAAGAGTATTTAAGCTTCGACCATCTGACCCTTTTTTGAGTTTTCATATTTAATTGTATTATTCCCATGTTTATGCACATTATTAAATTTGTTAGCCTCTTCTCTTGTTAACCCATCTTTTGTTATAAGTGTGTTGGCATGACTCTTATGATGGGGTAGAAAGGGATCATGCCCTTTCTACCCCTTCATACTACAGtaccttttcattttctaaccCATTTGTAGGAGGTTACTGAAGCTTGCATTAATTTCTTCAATAGATATTTATCCAGACTAGTATAATCCAGGTCCCAAGGAAACAGTGGCAAACAAGACAGGCACACCTCATGAAACTCATGGAACTGAAAGGTGAATGGATTACTATCTTCATCCTTTTTTTGtcgtttttttctttcatacctAGTCCTGTAGATGCATCCTTAACTTCTGTTGTGTGGTATATGGGAACTGGATCTGCTCCTAAATAGGTATgtgacctctctgagctttatcttCCTCTCTTAAAAATTACAAGCATCTATAAATACATAATCTCTAATTAAAATCCTCGTGTatatctccatttttaaaatgacagaagCAAGAGTCTCAATGATTACCTTGAAAAGATcacaaggaaaatgaaacaaacatgaATTATGTACCTGTAAGGCAGTTTCCTGTTACTTTTACATACACGATAAATGATGGATCAGGGACTTCAACCTAGATCACAACATCACCACCACACTGCCCTGCTTCTGTCATGGGAAACACACTTTGATACTTTCTTTCTCCACTTGAAGCCCGAGGAGTAATCTATGTGCAAATACTGAATACTTTTCATATATGAAATGCACagtacaaagtttttaaaaactgctctCTGTTAAGAAACTTTTGAGCCATTCAGAAAGACAAcacttcaaacaaacaaaaaaaaaaacactgagggAAGTATGAAGTGACCAAATAATGACATACaaaaatgatctcatttgatcCCCACTACCGCTCTTTAAAGGAAGTACTACTATTATTCTGTTTTATAGAAGGTAGGTCTGTAGGCAGTAAGGAAGTCTCAAGGTTACTCAAGCAGGAAAGCGCAGAACAGATTCAAATCCAAGTTCTTGACTCCTGACTTTCTCTAGCTATATACTTACTGTAGGGCAAACCCAGAAACTCCAGTTCCCTAAGCAAGTAATAGACCCCATTTGGCTAAGGAGGGCTGGATAAACATTGAGAAAGGGAAAAGATGAAGCCAAAAAGTACGCTAGGGTCTAATGTAACTCATGGACTACATTCTGCAGGCTGTGGAAATACGCTAAAGGTTTTTTAGTAAGGCAGAAATTACTCGTCTTAACTTGAGAAAGTACTTTCTCAACCTGGTAGAATCAGCCTGTAGAAAAAGTAGCTTTACACTCGGCTACGTGACTTGGACAAATTACTCTCTTTGGCCTCAACTCTCACAGCTAATTGTGAGGGGAATTCTATATTTGGACAATCGCGGTGATTAAACGAGTGTATGAAAGGCGTATGAAGCTAGAGGGCGCTAGATAAACGCTGATTTCCTCTTCAAGTAGGGAAAAAGAATGCGGGCTTTCTGTTTACATAGAGTAGGCGGGCACTCGTTATCCAGCAAGGCCGGAACGGAAAACCCTCTTAGCCTCAGGTGAAGCCACACTTGGTATACGGAAACCTTCTAAGATCCGAGCATTTCCAGAGAGATGCTCCATTTCCCCTCACTTCTTCGGATCTATCGCTGGACCACGAACACCTAACTGCCTGTAGTAAAGTCCCTAGCCAGCACGCCACTTAGCCCAACCTTTCCAGCTCTTCCTTCCGAGGCGGCGATTCGATGACGTCACATCCGCTTCCGTTTCCGAAAATGGCGTCTTTTCAGTCTTCGGGACCGCTCTAGGCTGCCACCGCGCCGGCTGGCTCCAAAACTCAATGGTTTCTGGGCGGGGTCGTGACGTCCTTGGCGTGGCTGCAGGGGAGGCCGCGGCGGGGAAAATGGCGGACGGGAAGGCGGGAGAGGAGAAGCCCGAAAAGTCGCAGCGAGCTGGAGCCGCCGGAGGTGAACACAACCCCAGCGTTGCGGGCGGCGTGGGATGCTCCGGGCCTTTCTTTGAGCTCCCCAGGGTGGGGGGAGTGGGGTAGGGACGAGAATGGGCGAACCTGTACCTCACCCGGCCAGGTGCTGGGCCCAGACCTGCCCCGGGCACGCCCGGTGCGGCCCGCTGGGCTCCGGGCTCACATGGCTTCCTTGCCGGGGGAGAGCTGGCCACTGTTCGTCACCTCCTGGCCCCAGCGGAGGCCCTGATTCCGAAGAGAAGGGAGATGGGCGCCAGAAAGGGAGACCGAACTTGGGGTGGGACCAGGAGCGGCGGTGCAGGAGCCGCTACCGCCACACCGAAGACGCACatcacacaaaacacacacaccgGAGACGCTCATGagacaaaacatacacacaccgcGAGCCACTGAGTGGTGGCCGCGGGAATTGGCCGCAGGCCGAGTTTCGGAAGGTGCCGGCCTCTCAGTTACACGCAGGAGTTAATTACGCTTGCTGCTCTCTTTTGCCTGAGGAGGTGGACAGCCCCGGCCTGCTCTCTTTCCTTTACTTCCAAGTTTCATACTGACCCTGTGACAGGATGGGCCGAGGTGATGGAGGGAAAGAGGAGTGCCCTTGCCTGCTCTCTTGTTTAAGTTGCCATTCTTTGAAGTACCTCCCTTAGGCTTTTGCCAGATACTTAGGTGACTAAATAGTCTAGCGTGAGTCTTCCTGTATTTTGTTACGATGTTAAACTCGGGTTACAGCTCTCCTTATTCTGTCCGTTCCCCTCCCTAAATTCGGGTCTTGTGAGTTGAGGGAAAGAAACGTGTAATCTTTCCAGCTCGTTCTTTGCACATAACAAGACAAGTGACTTAACACGTGTgagctgtttaaaatgttttcagaacGTTTTAAACATTATTCTCTATTCTGACCACCTCAATTATTATTCCTGAGATTATTTAACATGAGAAAGACGATTAATAGCATAGGAAGGCCACTAGTAGACCTACTAACAGAATGTTTCATGTGAATTGCCTTGGGAACAAAAATTATTGGAAAGATTAAGTGTAATGTTAATTACTGGACccaggatttcctttttaaaaaacacacagttTTGTTAGTTaagctgaaactccatctctttctcttccccgcctagccttgcttttttttttttttttttaagtagtaaaaTACCTTATGACAGAACAATTTGAATTTAAACTATCTAGTACTTTATCACTAgggaattttttttccctaaaaaattgTCTTAGAAATTGTGGGataaaactacataaaaatttaGTTTGAGGAAGagcaaaaaaatatttagaagtagTTTGAGCAAAAGCCTAAAGAATCTTAGGTTTTGATTTTAAGGCCATCTTGTTAACTGTCTTGACCTAGGGTAGCGGACGTGTTTAATGTTCTGTCAAAATGTACCTTGAGTGTCAGCATAAATCCGCCGTATAATTGATCTGCCATTCTGTCAGCTGAGGGATATTAGTTCTATAGTATGAATATTGATGTTTCCATTTTACCATGTGGAGAGAAGTAGTATAAAATTACTTTACTAATTGGTATCAGAAAAATTATTATGGTCTTTTTCTTGGTAACTTAGAGTAAGTAATATCCCTCCGTTAACTTCTACATAATTTGTCTCCTTACCATTACAGGAAAGTAGTGCTATTAACATTTAAGCCATTTTTGAATGtcagatatttttaatgaaattgttCAGAGGAATCATATGTGATCATATTCAGTTATTCATATTCAGTTAAAATATGTCATACCATGGATATTGCTAAATTGGTAATTTTGTGGCAGATAGTAACTTTTTTGAAAAACTGTCAGGTTTGTCCTGGGGGCTTACCTAGAGAATgttctgaattttaatttctgtctAGCAGTCTACTAAGTTgtaagtatattttttatgagtaaTTTCCAtagttaatattaatttttatttgtttatttttggggttttttgagacagagtatcacactgttgccaggccggagtgcagtggcttgatcttggtcCACTGGAACCTTGCCTCCTGGTTCAgttgtttctcttgcctcagcctcccgagtagcagggactacaggcgtgcaccaccatccccagttatcttttgtatttttagtggaaatggggtttcaccgtgttggccaggatggtctcgatctcttgacctcataatctgcctaccacggcctcccaaagtgctgggattacaggcatgaaccactgcacccggccagcatTAACTTATGTCTATGAGAGCTACTTATTTGAACTTCCTGCTTTAAAGAATAGGGTAAAACTTTGGtagtttcttttctcctccctttgGTTAAATCTTTGTAGCTCTTTGAAATAAGGAGAAATTCAGAAGAGCTGGTCATATATAATCATGGCCATCTCAGGCTTTTTTGTTTATACCAAGAACTGCATCAATGAAATTGACATTTATTATGCCAGACACCAGTAGGGTCTGAATATATCATCATTTAGACTGCCCACCACTCTACATACTAGAGAGGTATCTTCCTGCccttctttcaaaaaagaagCAACGAGAATGCAAATGGGTTCTGAAGAATATCTTAACGGACTTAAACTTTCTTAttaggtaattcttttttttttgagacaaattctcactctgttgcccaggctgtagtgtagtggcatgatctcggctcactgcaacctccacctcctaggttcaagcgattctcctgtttcagtctcccttgcagctgggattacaggtgcctgccaccatgcccagcttaatttttgtatttttagtagagatgagatttggccatgttgcccaggctggtctcgatctcctgacctcaggtgatccacccacctcaggcttccaaagtgctgggattacagccactgtgcacagcttattaggtgatttttttcaaagtaagTTAGTTACCTTTGTGCTCTAAGGCCCACCCCTCTCCAGCTACTCagtgaaaacaaaaaatgctAGTACCAAGTGTAATTTGATTTCATattaattatatgttttatttgcTCAGAgtacaaattatataaaattccttttattaaaatattccataataaagaatctaatAATTTGCTATTTAGTCCATGTTTTATGTTCTAAATTGGTAAGTGACCTCATTTTTAGAAAAACCGATCATGTATTTACCAATTCTTTAGTGTATAGATTGTTTCCACATGTAAAGCCAGCAGGTTTTCTGTATGTTTCTCTGTGTTCCAATGTGTAGAGCCaaagagttttttattttaactgtgtGTCAGTCACAGAAAAGTAGTTGTTGCTTGGGCTTCACTGTGAAATGTCATACTTGATTAGAACTACAAATAGAATACAGAATAAAATTAGCATAAATGCTTTTAGTTATAAACTGAGACTGAAAAAACTATAtcatactcatttatttatttttttttatttttttaaagatggggtttaaaaaacccaccatgttggtcaggctggtcttgaactcccgacctcaggtgatccacctgccttggcctccaaagtacttggattacaggcgtgagccaccacacccggccccctactcatttttaaaagaaattctgcaCTTCATAGAGTTCCATTTTTGAGCTGTTGAATAGCAATCTTGATGCTTTAATTCTTCAGGTGcttttgtaattatatataaataagagaATGGCACCTCAAGCAACCATTTCAGTGCTATCTTTGTCTCCTAGGGAAATGCCAAAACATAATCCTGCTTAATTCCCTCTATACTATCATTACAACTTTTACTCCTTGTCCAAAGGGAATAAaggtttttttaagtttttcatctAAACAAAATCAAATGTTTTGTTTGAAGTGCTTACTAGAGATCCCATCATTCCAAAACTATATAGATCTGTATCTATCACCTCTGATCTTTTAATCTTTTGCTTGTCAGTCTGtttgtgttttatcttttttctccccATTCTAGCTTTGTGTCCTGCTTTCTTAACTGTTATCAAGGCCATCTCTTGAAGcatctttttttctccataaatAAACTCTTGATTCAGTGTAGAAGAATACATTCTATATGGAGAACAGGcaaactggagaaagaaaataaaatttttaatgatcagCCAGTCTCTGTCTTATCACCCAGTATAACAGACCCAAGAAAGTCACAATGTGAACTGATTTCATCATTGACTTCATACAAACAGAAGCAAAATTAGGAAGACATTTTATCTTCCAGACCTACATATGTATGCGTTCTATGTTTGAAATTATGATTAGCTCATCTTTCATGAAAAAgtctaaatgattttttttcaaatagctcTTATGGATAGGTTAAAACAGGTGATAACCAAGTTGTCAGAGTAGAATTACATTTCTCAAGAATGAATGACCTTGAAGTTCCTTTTCAGCTCTTAAGATTGTGTGAGATGAACATGAGGAAGAAGACATCATTCAGGAAAATAACTAGGCTGTATTAACACTGTCATTTGGGTAGTAATGAGTCTGTTCATAACTAGGTACTTTGTATGATTATTATTACATTACTGAAGAGTATTACAATTTATTAGCCAAGTGTGTTATTTTACAATGTGACTATTTGCGCACAAACTACTAAGTGTAAAAGATGTTAGATAGATCTgatttctaaaaagcaaaatccCACAAATAACCAGATTATTGTACAAATTGTGGTGTTTAGTTGAAGGGTCTTTACTCTTTGTGAACtctttgtttataattttaaattgctCTGTATTTTATGCTAGTTAATTCATGGGAGCCTCTTCTACTGCCACACAATCTCAGTTCCTGCTGTATACTCTAACAAACAGTGGAAGAGACTGTTGGGTCAGTAGGTGACAACTGCAGAGGTATCTTCCTTATAACGATGCTTTTTGAGGTTGCTGCTCCCATCAATCTGCTCAGTAAAAATAGCTCATCTTGGTAAGTTGTTTCGACTTCACCAGGACCtgaagaagaagcagaaaaaccTGTGAAAACTAAGACTGTTTCTTCCAGTAATGGAGGGGAAAGTTCCAGTCGCAGCGCTGAGAAGCGATCAGCTGAAGAAGAAGCTGCAGACCTCCCAACAAAACCTACAAAGATCTCCAAGTTTGGATTTGCCATAGGTAGTCAGACGACAAAGAAAGCATCAGCCATATCCATCAAACTTGGATCAAGTGTGAGTTGTTGTTTCATATATGATGTTTGTAATGGGTCTTAAGGATTTGTTTTGGAAACCTGGCATTTATTAGGTTATGGTAAATAAAGGGTGAAAAGGTACATTGTTTGAGAAGTAATCTTTCATCTATGAACTTAGATGATTAGCACCCTGTCCAAGAAGGGTCTGGATGActtttatctcaataaagctgttaagaaAGAAAGATTTGGAATATTAGAAGGAACAACTAGTATAGAGaatatatgatttataaaatGATAACTTAGAATTGTTctaagttggctgggcacagtggctcacacctgtaatctgaaaactttgggaggccgaagtgggaggaccagttgagcccaggagtttcagaccagcctgggcgacatggcgagatctgtctctacaaaaaataaaaatattatttaaaaaaatattttttctgagttgAGTAAGTCctccaaaaaatattttcagaaagattTTCCATAGTTTATGCTTCAGAGcctataatattaaaaataatattgagaagtcagttatttttatcttaaaagatTAATATTAGTAAGGTATTGCTTGATAAGATCTACCTAATTATCTTACTTTGGCACTACAGAAGGGCATTAAACTGTATATCTTATGTTGGTAATCCTTTATAGGTCAGTATTTGATCCCTTGTTTTAAGGTGAAAGCCTTGAACTGATGTTTATTAACCATGGAACTTCTGGAAGTATTTGCAATATTAATTTAAAACGTATTAAGTTGTAGATATTTGTTTCTGACCTATAATATGAAAATTTCATAATCTTCAAATAGATCTCTCATTAAGGAAAAAGAAGTTACTCAAATAGTATGTTCCTATTGGCTTCGGAAAATGGTTACGTTCTTGTGTGAGGAGCAATACCCTAAAATTGCTTTTGAGTTGGTTATTTATATCTGTGCTGTGAAAGTTAATGCTCAATTGCCTAATGTGTATAGCTTTATTCTACATTGGTTATTTATTCAAAGATCTTAAAAATATGGTCTGGAGCAGAGTCAGTATATTTGGTCTATTCTCGTTTTAAAAAGCTATTGTTACTTAGAATCCCCACCCACGCTctgctctgtttttcatttttttcaatttctacttttataaaatttagtctaaacaaaaaacattattatAACATAATTACTTCATTATGCTATTTCTGTATTTCAGctgattctttttgtttaataTGTAGTTATAAAACTTGTATAGACAGCTACATAAATATTTGATGCTTTTTGATAGGCAGTATattaaattgtctattctcatttatACTTCTAGTATAGATGGTCCTCTTGAGAATAGATTTTACTGTGCATGGACATACTCCCTAAATCTAAATTTctactcttttaaaatttatttttatttatttattttttggggatGGTGTCTTactatgtcacctaggctggagtgcagtggcatgatcttggctcactgcaacctccgcctcctgggttcaagcgattctcctgcctcagcctcctgagtagctgggattacaggcgtgtgccaccatgcctggttactttttatatttttagtagtgacggggtttcaccatgttaaccattctggtctcaaactcctgacctcagttgatctgcccgactcagcctcccaaagtgctggaattataagcatgagt
It encodes the following:
- the PCNP gene encoding PEST proteolytic signal-containing nuclear protein isoform X2, encoding MADGKAGEEKPEKSQRAGAAGGPEEEAEKPVKTKTVSSSNGGESSSRSAEKRSAEEEAADLPTKPTKISKFGFAIGSQTTKKASAISIKLGSSSEPEEMPPEAKMRMKNIGRDTPTSAGPNSFNKGKHGFSDNQKLWERNIKSHLGNVHDQDN
- the PCNP gene encoding PEST proteolytic signal-containing nuclear protein isoform X1, translating into MADGKAGEEKPEKSQRAGAAGGPEEEAEKPVKTKTVSSSNGGESSSRSAEKRSAEEEAADLPTKPTKISKFGFAIGSQTTKKASAISIKLGSSKPKETVPTLAPKTLSVAAAFNEDEDSEPEEMPPEAKMRMKNIGRDTPTSAGPNSFNKGKHGFSDNQKLWERNIKSHLGNVHDQDN